GATGTATTACGGAATGCCCGAAACCGATACGCAGAAACTTAAAAAGTTGCATTGCAGCGTGTTAGGATTTTTTGCGGCACAAGACCAATGGATTACGCCAGCCGTAGTACATGAGTTTGAAGCCAAAATGGACAGCGTTGGTAAAAAATATAAAACCAAAATTTATGAAGCTGATCACGCGTTTGCCAATCCAAGTAACCCGCATTACAACAAAGTATTTACGGACGAATGCCGCAAACAAAGTGTAGCGTATATCACGAGCAAACTCAAAAATTTGTTGGAGAAAAACCCGCAAAAAGCCAAAGCAAAGAAAGCAGCAAAAAGCAATACCGCTACAATGTAAAACCCTATTTTTGGGAAGGGCACAGGCAATTTTTTGTATTGAAGGAAACTATTTTGCAAAAAGAAGTTGTTACAAATAATGTAGCTACAACCAATCTGTAAAAATTATTCTTCATTCAAAAATTTTGCAATCAATCATGAGCAAAAAAGCTTTATTCACGCCTGCCAAGTTGGGCAATATCACGCTATCGAACAAAACCGTTATGGCTCCCATGACGCGCAGCCGCGCCATCGGCAACGTAGCTAACGACCTTATCAAAGAATATTACGCACAACGCGCTACCGCTGGCCTTATCGTTACGGAAGGTATTTCGCCTTCGGCTAATGGCTTAGGCTATGCTCGCATTCCAGCATTGTATTCAGAAGCACAAACCGAAAGCTGGAAACCCGTAACGGCAGCCGTACACGCCAAAGGCGGTCATATTTTCGTGCAACTCATGCACACTGGCCGCGCGTCGCACGCAGCCAACTTACCTGCTGGTGCGCAAATCGTTGCGCCGTCGGCTATCGGTTTGGGTGGCGAAATCTGGACAGATGCCGAAGGAATGCAGCCGTACCCAGTGCCTGTGGCTTTGACTACTGCGCAAGTAAAAGAAGCAGTAGGCGAATACGTGAACGCGTCTAAAAATGCCATTGCGGCAGGTTTTGACGGCGTAGAATTGCACGGCGCAAACGGCTATTTG
This genomic stretch from Flexibacter flexilis DSM 6793 harbors:
- a CDS encoding alkene reductase, which codes for MSKKALFTPAKLGNITLSNKTVMAPMTRSRAIGNVANDLIKEYYAQRATAGLIVTEGISPSANGLGYARIPALYSEAQTESWKPVTAAVHAKGGHIFVQLMHTGRASHAANLPAGAQIVAPSAIGLGGEIWTDAEGMQPYPVPVALTTAQVKEAVGEYVNASKNAIAAGFDGVELHGANGYLIEQFINPASNQRTDEYGGSIENRSRFLLEIAKATGEAIGFDKVGVRLSPYGAFNDMQPAYDSVEETNTYIAQELNKLGVVYVHLVNHSSMGAPAVPASVVEKIRNAFKGTLILSGGYDADRANADLESGAADLVAFGRPFIANPDLVARLEQGAALNAPDFNSFYTADAKGFTDYPTL